The following proteins are encoded in a genomic region of Leptospira ryugenii:
- a CDS encoding Fur family transcriptional regulator has translation MQASDPSQILKQIGLKVTKNREKVISILQESNRPLNHQEIMEKLPKDESWDRVTIYRALADLEEKDLLNSLHSTDRVTYFELKKDDGKHNSKVHGHLICNQCGRIECVEEAWDGIPTSKQLNGFRAESVEVVFRGKCKICL, from the coding sequence ATGCAGGCCTCGGATCCCTCCCAGATTCTCAAACAGATTGGTCTCAAAGTGACCAAAAATCGTGAAAAGGTCATATCCATCCTCCAAGAGTCCAACCGACCCTTGAACCACCAGGAGATCATGGAAAAATTGCCAAAGGATGAATCTTGGGATCGAGTTACCATCTACCGAGCATTAGCTGACCTGGAAGAAAAAGACCTTCTCAACTCATTGCATTCTACAGACAGAGTTACCTACTTTGAACTCAAAAAAGATGATGGTAAACACAATTCAAAGGTGCACGGACATTTGATCTGCAACCAATGTGGCAGGATAGAATGCGTTGAGGAAGCTTGGGACGGAATACCCACAAGCAAACAATTGAATGGCTTTCGTGCAGAGTCCGTGGAAGTTGTCTTCCGTGGTAAATGTAAAATTTGCCTTTGA
- a CDS encoding ribonuclease HI family protein, whose product MQNKELLYIYCDGSSRGNPGPAAIGVSFQTHEGEELFYLSERIGNATNNIAEWTALKRGMQEAIQREEKKVKFRLDSELVVKQMKGEYKVKNVGLMEMKKDCDLLKQQFEFFEIQYVPREQNTRADALANLAQDQT is encoded by the coding sequence ATGCAAAACAAGGAATTGTTGTACATCTATTGTGATGGCTCCTCTCGTGGTAACCCAGGCCCCGCAGCCATCGGTGTTTCTTTCCAAACTCATGAAGGTGAAGAGCTTTTTTACCTCTCCGAAAGGATTGGAAACGCAACCAATAATATTGCGGAGTGGACGGCACTCAAACGAGGTATGCAAGAAGCCATCCAAAGGGAGGAGAAAAAGGTAAAATTTAGATTGGATTCTGAATTGGTCGTAAAACAGATGAAAGGTGAGTATAAGGTAAAGAATGTGGGCCTTATGGAAATGAAAAAAGATTGTGACCTTCTCAAACAACAATTCGAATTTTTTGAAATCCAATATGTGCCGAGGGAACAAAATACCAGAGCAGATGCCTTGGCAAATTTAGCCCAAGACCAAACATGA
- a CDS encoding beta-propeller fold lactonase family protein produces the protein MKTNYSLVKRFLFVLPISFFLSSCVLNPFIQSLFNFEQGKKDLNPFLFALAIPSQSPEPTKSFAFSNCSPALQLYKNETQLLVAVYKENESNKDSTIQWTSSNATIASVSETGLVQAVGVGIATITASSNGLQASCRVRTFSGNLYVSLDQNNQIYHLTVNQSDGILSPDSSYNVDLAPTGIAADPLGRFLYVANFTTGSISKFTINSSTGALTANGSLGGITNPRNMVISPDGNFLYLAAEGNQRILTYPIQASDGDLLTPLQTDTNALTANVGISPDGKYLASLVNSLSRVRTYSRNSTSGELSVAKTSENLSHTGSGNIGFNPNGNYFYLANNAHIFAFQFNQTSGDFTQIGSATLQSGSAIANGICVHPSGNFLYTVGLSDQIVRTYNINQSDGSISFANEINTSGGSIRYLVFDPKGKYAYLADNSGDLKSYSVNSQTGALSSLQSINLSAGQWNLHFQ, from the coding sequence ATGAAAACAAACTATTCTTTGGTAAAACGATTTCTTTTTGTCCTTCCCATCAGCTTTTTTCTGAGTAGTTGTGTGCTCAATCCATTTATCCAATCCCTTTTCAACTTTGAGCAGGGAAAAAAGGATCTAAACCCTTTTCTTTTCGCATTGGCGATCCCATCTCAAAGCCCCGAGCCCACAAAATCATTTGCCTTCAGCAATTGTTCTCCTGCCTTACAACTCTACAAAAATGAAACACAGTTGCTTGTGGCAGTTTACAAAGAGAATGAGTCCAACAAAGATTCTACCATTCAGTGGACAAGCTCAAATGCAACGATAGCTTCTGTCTCGGAGACAGGCCTTGTCCAAGCAGTGGGAGTAGGCATTGCGACGATTACCGCTAGTTCCAATGGCCTACAAGCCAGCTGCAGGGTGAGAACCTTTTCTGGAAATCTCTACGTTAGTTTAGACCAAAACAACCAAATTTACCACCTAACAGTAAACCAAAGTGATGGGATATTAAGTCCAGATAGTAGCTATAATGTAGACCTTGCTCCTACTGGTATCGCCGCAGACCCTTTGGGTCGGTTTCTGTACGTCGCAAATTTTACAACAGGCAGTATCAGTAAGTTTACAATCAATTCAAGTACAGGAGCATTGACTGCAAATGGATCGCTCGGAGGCATCACCAATCCACGAAATATGGTCATCTCTCCCGATGGCAACTTTCTTTACCTGGCAGCAGAAGGGAACCAAAGGATTCTCACATATCCAATCCAAGCCTCCGATGGTGACCTATTAACACCTTTGCAAACAGACACAAATGCTCTCACTGCTAATGTTGGCATTTCTCCAGACGGAAAGTACCTTGCTTCCCTTGTAAATTCCCTTTCCCGGGTTAGGACTTATAGTCGCAACTCTACCTCGGGTGAATTGTCTGTTGCAAAGACAAGCGAGAACCTTTCTCACACAGGTTCTGGAAACATCGGTTTCAACCCTAACGGAAACTATTTTTATCTCGCAAATAATGCACACATATTTGCCTTTCAATTCAACCAGACAAGTGGCGATTTTACGCAAATTGGTTCGGCCACATTACAATCGGGGAGTGCGATTGCGAATGGGATTTGTGTCCACCCTTCCGGAAACTTTCTATACACAGTTGGCCTAAGCGACCAAATCGTCCGCACATACAACATCAACCAAAGTGATGGATCCATAAGCTTCGCAAATGAGATCAATACGTCGGGAGGTAGCATACGTTATTTGGTCTTTGACCCCAAAGGTAAGTACGCATACCTAGCAGACAATTCGGGAGATTTAAAATCCTATTCCGTCAATTCGCAGACAGGTGCCCTATCTTCCTTACAATCGATTAATTTGAGCGCAGGCCAATGGAATCTCCACTTCCAATGA
- a CDS encoding class I SAM-dependent methyltransferase, with translation MEQNQILTGALQMFENRLQKLKKEREKWAKREGIQAYRVYEEDIPQVPVILDRYLDDYVLYDKSSLRFQTEEEKEKRFETISDIVRSVFQLSKAQLFLKTRKKQKGKEQYEKLDEDKKALTVTEHSARYLVNLSDYLDTGLFLDHRLTRSWFSKAANSKRVLNLFCYTGSFSVSAALGGASQVTSIDLSKTYLDWAKQNFNLNGIKTEDHSFICTDILQWLVDESRNEARQRYDLIFLDPPTFSNSKKMRQEWDIQAQHRNILLSLLGKFLSPGGEIWFSTNFRKFEMLIPEEEWLSRGYTCLDRSLESIPKDFRNTKIHKLFQIKAI, from the coding sequence ATGGAACAAAATCAGATCCTGACAGGCGCATTACAAATGTTCGAGAATCGCCTCCAGAAACTCAAAAAAGAGAGAGAGAAGTGGGCCAAGAGAGAGGGAATACAAGCCTATCGAGTGTATGAAGAGGACATTCCCCAAGTACCCGTTATCCTTGATCGATACTTGGATGATTATGTTTTATACGATAAGAGTTCTCTTCGTTTCCAAACGGAAGAAGAAAAAGAGAAACGCTTTGAAACCATCTCAGATATAGTTCGCTCTGTCTTTCAGCTCTCCAAAGCACAATTGTTTTTAAAAACTCGAAAAAAACAAAAAGGGAAAGAACAATACGAAAAATTAGACGAGGACAAAAAGGCACTCACAGTCACCGAACACTCTGCCCGATACTTGGTCAATTTGTCCGACTATTTGGATACAGGTCTATTTTTGGACCACAGGCTCACACGCTCCTGGTTTTCTAAAGCAGCCAACAGTAAACGTGTTCTAAATCTTTTTTGTTATACGGGATCTTTCAGTGTCTCTGCCGCCTTGGGAGGTGCCTCACAGGTAACGAGTATAGATCTATCGAAAACATATTTGGACTGGGCAAAACAGAATTTTAATTTGAATGGAATAAAGACTGAAGATCACTCCTTTATTTGTACCGATATTTTACAGTGGTTAGTTGACGAATCTAGAAATGAAGCCCGGCAAAGGTATGATTTGATTTTTTTAGATCCTCCTACTTTTTCCAATAGTAAAAAAATGAGACAAGAATGGGACATCCAAGCGCAACATAGGAATATTTTACTTTCTCTTCTTGGAAAATTTTTATCGCCAGGCGGGGAGATCTGGTTTTCCACCAATTTTAGAAAGTTTGAGATGCTAATCCCAGAGGAAGAGTGGTTAAGCCGAGGCTATACTTGTTTGGATAGATCTTTAGAAAGCATCCCCAAAGATTTCCGAAACACAAAAATTCACAAATTGTTTCAAATAAAAGCCATATGA